The following proteins are encoded in a genomic region of Glycine soja cultivar W05 chromosome 17, ASM419377v2, whole genome shotgun sequence:
- the LOC114391936 gene encoding NAP1-related protein 2-like, with protein MVGDNTKKLKVAENLEDSIDGELVLSIEKLQEVQDELDKINEEASDKVLEVEQKYNEIRKPVYDKRNDVVKSIPDFWFTAFMSHPALCELLNVEDQKIFKYLGSLDVEDNKDVKSGYSITFNFNPNPYFENTKLTKTFTFLEEGTTKITATPIKWKEGNGLPNGLDHDKNGNKRARIDISFFSWFSDCEQKDDVDEIHDEVAELIKDDLWPNPLTYFNNELDEEDVDSEADDEENDEDDSEDDDQEENDAGSEDGNHS; from the exons TTGAAAGTCGCCGAGAATTTGGAGGATAGCATCGACGGCGAACTCGTCCTCTCCATCGAGAAGCTGCAAGAAGTCCAAGACGAGCTCGATAAG ATCAATGAAGAGGCGAGTGATAAGGTCCTCGAAGTAGAGCAGAAGTACAATGAGATAAGGAAGCCAGTTTACGATAAGCGAAATGATGTCGTCAAATCTATTCCTGATTTCTGGTTCACTGCT TTTATGAGTCATCCTGCCCTTTGTGAACTTCTGAACGTAGAGGATCAAAAG ATATTTAAGTATTTGGGTTCTCTTGATGTTGAAGATAATAAAGATGTCAAATCAGGCTACTCAATCACCTTT AATTTCAATCCCAATCCCTATTTTGAGAATACAAAGCTTACAAAGACTTTTACCTTCCTTGAAGAAGGAACAACAAAGATAACTGCTACCCCCATAAAATGGAAAGAGGGCAAT GGATTACCCAATGGACTTGATCATGACAAGAATGGGAACAAGCGGGCTCGTATTGATATCAG TTTCTTTAGTTGGTTTAGTGACTGTGAGCAGAAAGATGATGTGGATGAAATTCATGACgag GTTGCAGAATTAATCAAGGATGATTTATGGCCAAATCCACTCACTTATTTCAACAAT GAGCTTGATGAAGAGGATGTTGATTCTGAAGCTGATGATGAG GAAAACGATGAGGATGACTCTGAAGATGATGACCAAGAGGAGAATGACGCTGGGAGTGAGGATGGCAATCACAGTTGA